One genomic region from Epinephelus fuscoguttatus linkage group LG8, E.fuscoguttatus.final_Chr_v1 encodes:
- the irx1a gene encoding iroquois-class homeodomain protein IRX-1a translates to MSFPQLGYPQYLSASQAVYGSDRPGVLTPSSRGGSTEIGGSPSATAAAVTSVLGMYANPYAHNYSAFLPYTSADLALFSQMGSQYELKDSPGVHPASFAAHTSPAFYPYGQFQYGDPARPKNATRESTSTLKAWLNEHRKNPYPTKGEKIMLAIITKMTLTQVSTWFANARRRLKKENKVTWGSRSKEDGEDGNLFGSGDEAEKNEDEEEIDLESIDIDKIDDNDGDQSNEDDDDKSTEGSRDHRGGVGAGGELDSLEKRRAFALQAHEAFDKSKSTISVHPGSKDNSDGNNNNTTRVLSPDRPGSFPLPSNNKPKIWSLAETATSPDSSSQKPTSPCGPAATTHSSAPHHQIQTHPAFLPSHGLYTCQIGKFHNWTNGAFLGQNSLLNVRSFLGVNQHHHHHNHHLPAQQQQQQQPTSVVVSPVAAAAALSNDSKASPETHSPKHIDHENGVRSVSPPTQILKSSFRPVHDRSSLPSSARSPQDATQRVLTALSSA, encoded by the exons ATGTCTTTCCCCCAGCTAGGCTACCCGCAGTACTTAAGTGCCTCCCAGGCGGTGTACGGGAGCGACAGACCGGGAGTGCTTACGCCATCGTCCCGGGGAGGGAGCACCGAAATCGGGGGAAGTCCGTCCGCCACCGCAGCGGCGGTCACCTCGGTGTTGGGCATGTACGCCAACCCGTACGCACACAACTACAGCGCTTTCTTACCGTACACCAGCGCGGACTTGGCTCTTTTCTCACAAATG GGATCCCAGTATGAGCTGAAGGATAGTCCTGGCGTCCATCCTGCCAGCTTTGCAGCCCACACGTCTCCGGCCTTCTACCCATACGGCCAGTTTCAGTACGGGGATCCGGCCAGGCCCAAGAACGCCACCCGGGAGAGCACCAGCACCCTAAAAGCCTGGCTCAACGAGCACAGGAAGAACCCGTACCCGACCAAGGGGGAGAAGATCATGCTGGCCATCATCACCAAAATGACGCTGACGCAGGTCTCGACATGGTTCGCCAACGCCAGGAGGAGGCTCAAGAAGGAGAACAAGGTGACCTGGGGAAGCAGGAGCAAAGAGGACGGGGAGGACGGTAACTTGTTCGGTAGCGGAGACGAGGCGGAGAAAAACGAAGACGAGGAGGAGATTGATTTGGAGAGCATAGATATAGACAAAATCGACGACAACGACGGGGATCAAAGCAAcgaggatgatgatgataaatcaACGGAGGGGAGCAGGGACCACAGGGGCGGTGTCGGTGCGGGGGGAGAGTTGGACAGCTTGGAGAAAAGACGGGCCTTCGCCCTACAGGCCCATGAGGCCTTTGACAAATCTAAGAGCACAATTTCAGTTCACCCAGGGAGTAAAGACAACTCGGacggcaacaacaacaacaccacaaGAGTTTTGTCCCCGGATAGACCCGGGAGCTTTCCTCTCCCGTCTAACAATAAGCCTAAAATCTGGTCTTTAGCAGAGACCGCCACTAGTCCCGATAGCTCATCTCAGAAACCCACGTCCCCTTGTGGCCCAGCGGCCACCACTCACTCATCAGCGCCCCACCACCAGATCCAGACCCACCCGGCCTTCCTCCCCAGTCATGGACTGTACACATGCCAGATTGGAAAGTTCCACAACTGGACAAATGGAGCTTTCCTGGGTCAGAACTCCCTGCTAAATGTGAGGTCGTTTCTGGGAGTAAACCAgcaccatcaccaccacaaccaccactTGCcggcccagcagcagcagcagcagcagccgacATCAGTGGTGGTGTCGCCggtagcagctgcagcagcactcAGCAATGACAGCAAGGCCTCACCAGAGACCCACAGTCCCAAGCACATAG ACCATGAAAACGGTGTAAGGTCTGTTTCACCTCCAACACAGATCCTGAAGTCTTCCTTTCGACCCGTCCATGACAG ATCCTCTCTGCCTTCCAGCGCCAGGAGTCCACAAGACGCCACGCAACGAGTCCTCACTGCTCTCTCCTCGGCTTGa